The following coding sequences lie in one Ictalurus punctatus breed USDA103 chromosome 16, Coco_2.0, whole genome shotgun sequence genomic window:
- the rab36 gene encoding ras-related protein Rab-36 (The RefSeq protein has 3 substitutions compared to this genomic sequence) produces the protein MQFAFPVSKNRIISTFPKCYNPQACLQMKEDWNVKAKLAFKDRATRQQSLDRLKMSKAVVVGDLNVGKTCLINRFCKDAFDRDYKATIGVDFEIERFELSGLPFSLQIWDTAGQEKFKCIASAYYRGAQVIVTVFDMTDTLTLEHTKQRLMEALNENEPNSCFIFLVGTKRDLLSPEECQRTERDAVKMAAEMNAEFWSVSSKTGENVQQFFFRVAALAFEDSVLKDTELGYSTARIGDGDVLKVDKTQASAEVKAGRKNCC, from the exons ATGCAGTTCGCTTTTCCTGTCAGCAAGAACAGGATCATATCCACCTTTCCCAAG tgttaTAATCCACAAGCGTGTTTGCAGATGAAGGAAGACTGGAACGTTAAAGCCAAGCTAGCTTTTAAAGACCGAGCCACCTGGCAGCAGAG TCTGGACAGATTGAAGATGTCGAAAGCCGTCGTTGTTGGAGACCTGAACGTAGGGAAGACCTGCTTAATCAACAG GTTCTGTAAAGATGCTTTTGATCGCGACTACAAGGCCACCATCGGGGTCGACTTCGAAATCGAGAGATTTGAGCTGTCGGGGCTTCCGTTCTCCCTTCAGAT CTGGGACACTGCAGGCCAGGAGAAGTTTAAATGCATTGCTTCAGCGTATTACCGAGGAGCTCAGG tgaTCGTCACGGTATTCGACATGACGGACATTCTAACACTGGAGCACACCAA GCAGTGGCTGATGGAGGCTCTGAACGAAAACGAACCAAACTCCTGCTTCATTTTCTTGGTCGGAACCAAAAGAGATCTGCTG TCTCCAGAGGAATGCCAGAGGACGGAGAGAGACGCAGTAAAGATGGCGGCGGAGATGAACGCGGAGTTCTGGTCCGTCTCGTCCAAAACAG gagAAAACGTGCAGCAGTTCTTCTTCCGTGTGGCCGCTCTGGCTTTCGAAGACTCCGTCCTGAAGGACACGGAGCTCGGGTACAGCACGGCGCGGATCGGAGACGGAGACGTTCTCA aaGTGGATAAAACTCAGGCATCTGCTGAGGTGAAGGCGGGGAGGAAGAACTGCTGCTGA
- the rab36 gene encoding ras-related protein Rab-36 isoform X1: MQFAFPVSKNRIISTFPKCYNPQACLQMKEDWNVKAKLAFKDRATWQQRLKMSKAVVVGDLNVGKTCLINRFCKDAFDRDYKATIGVDFEIERFELSGLPFSLQIWDTAGQEKFKCIASAYYRGAQVIVTVFDMTDILTLEHTKQWLMEALNENEPNSCFIFLVGTKRDLLSPEECQRTERDAVKMAAEMNAEFWSVSSKTGENVQQFFFRVAALAFEDSVLKDTELGYSTARIGDGDVLKVDKTQASAEVKAGRKNCC, encoded by the exons ATGCAGTTCGCTTTTCCTGTCAGCAAGAACAGGATCATATCCACCTTTCCCAAG tgttaTAATCCACAAGCGTGTTTGCAGATGAAGGAAGACTGGAACGTTAAAGCCAAGCTAGCTTTTAAAGACCGAGCCACCTGGCAGCAGAG ATTGAAGATGTCGAAAGCCGTCGTTGTTGGAGACCTGAACGTAGGGAAGACCTGCTTAATCAACAG GTTCTGTAAAGATGCTTTTGATCGCGACTACAAGGCCACCATCGGGGTCGACTTCGAAATCGAGAGATTTGAGCTGTCGGGGCTTCCGTTCTCCCTTCAGAT CTGGGACACTGCAGGCCAGGAGAAGTTTAAATGCATTGCTTCAGCGTATTACCGAGGAGCTCAGG tgaTCGTCACGGTATTCGACATGACGGACATTCTAACACTGGAGCACACCAA GCAGTGGCTGATGGAGGCTCTGAACGAAAACGAACCAAACTCCTGCTTCATTTTCTTGGTCGGAACCAAAAGAGATCTGCTG TCTCCAGAGGAATGCCAGAGGACGGAGAGAGACGCAGTAAAGATGGCGGCGGAGATGAACGCGGAGTTCTGGTCCGTCTCGTCCAAAACAG gagAAAACGTGCAGCAGTTCTTCTTCCGTGTGGCCGCTCTGGCTTTCGAAGACTCCGTCCTGAAGGACACGGAGCTCGGGTACAGCACGGCGCGGATCGGAGACGGAGACGTTCTCA aaGTGGATAAAACTCAGGCATCTGCTGAGGTGAAGGCGGGGAGGAAGAACTGCTGCTGA
- the rab36 gene encoding ras-related protein Rab-36 isoform X2: MKEDWNVKAKLAFKDRATWQQSLDRLKMSKAVVVGDLNVGKTCLINRFCKDAFDRDYKATIGVDFEIERFELSGLPFSLQIWDTAGQEKFKCIASAYYRGAQVIVTVFDMTDILTLEHTKQWLMEALNENEPNSCFIFLVGTKRDLLSPEECQRTERDAVKMAAEMNAEFWSVSSKTGENVQQFFFRVAALAFEDSVLKDTELGYSTARIGDGDVLKVDKTQASAEVKAGRKNCC; encoded by the exons ATGAAGGAAGACTGGAACGTTAAAGCCAAGCTAGCTTTTAAAGACCGAGCCACCTGGCAGCAGAG TCTGGACAGATTGAAGATGTCGAAAGCCGTCGTTGTTGGAGACCTGAACGTAGGGAAGACCTGCTTAATCAACAG GTTCTGTAAAGATGCTTTTGATCGCGACTACAAGGCCACCATCGGGGTCGACTTCGAAATCGAGAGATTTGAGCTGTCGGGGCTTCCGTTCTCCCTTCAGAT CTGGGACACTGCAGGCCAGGAGAAGTTTAAATGCATTGCTTCAGCGTATTACCGAGGAGCTCAGG tgaTCGTCACGGTATTCGACATGACGGACATTCTAACACTGGAGCACACCAA GCAGTGGCTGATGGAGGCTCTGAACGAAAACGAACCAAACTCCTGCTTCATTTTCTTGGTCGGAACCAAAAGAGATCTGCTG TCTCCAGAGGAATGCCAGAGGACGGAGAGAGACGCAGTAAAGATGGCGGCGGAGATGAACGCGGAGTTCTGGTCCGTCTCGTCCAAAACAG gagAAAACGTGCAGCAGTTCTTCTTCCGTGTGGCCGCTCTGGCTTTCGAAGACTCCGTCCTGAAGGACACGGAGCTCGGGTACAGCACGGCGCGGATCGGAGACGGAGACGTTCTCA aaGTGGATAAAACTCAGGCATCTGCTGAGGTGAAGGCGGGGAGGAAGAACTGCTGCTGA